The Corynebacterium mycetoides genome includes the window ATTCCCGGCGCCTCCCCGGGTAGTCCCAGCTGGCGGGTGAGGCGGTACACTTTGGCGTCGTCAAGCTTTAGCGCCGAGTAAACGCCGAGTAAAGGAGACGCGATGCGTATTGCCGTGCTGCTGAAGGAGGTCCCCGACACCTACAGCGACCGCACCATGAACCTCGAGACCGGTTTGACCGACCGCTCGGGCGACGTCGTCGCCGACGAGGTCGGCGAGCGCGCCGTGGAGGCGGCGCTGCGCATCGCCGAGGCCGCCGGCGACTCCCAGGTTGACATCCTGAGCGTGGGGCCCGCCGAATCGGTGGGCAGCATCCGCAAGGGCATCGCGATGGGAGGGGCGGAGGCCTACCTCGTCAGCGACGACAAGCTCGTCGGCGCCGACCTCACCCTCACCGCGCAGGTGCTGGCCGCGCTGGTCGAGCGCGGCGGTTATGACCTCGTGGTCGCCGGCGCCGCCTCCTCCGATGGGGCGAGCGGCGTCATGGCGGCCATGGTCGGCGAGCTGCTCGGGATTCCGGCGCTGACCAACCTCACCGAGGTCGCCGTCGCCGGGTCCACGGTCACGGGCACGCAGGCGAGCGACGGCGCGGTGCTCACCCTCGAGTGCGATCTGCCGGCCGTCGTCGCGGTCACCGACGAATTCCCCGACGCGCGCTTCCCCAACTTCAAGGGGCTGATGGCGGCGAAGAAGAAAGAGATCAACTCCGTTTCGCTTACCGATCTCGGTGTGGACCCGGAGGACTGGACGCACGCGCGCGCCATCGTCGTGGAGATCTCCCAGCGCCCCGCGCGTGCGCGCGGCGAGATCATCGACGGCAACTCGCAGGCAGCCGGCAAACTCGTCGACTTCCTGGAGTCGAAGAACCTCATTGCGAAGGAGTCCGCACAGTGATTTCGGAGAAGATTTCGGAGAATTCGGGCAACCCCGTTCTCGTCGTCGTTCCCCCCACCCACGACGGCAGCCTCGACCTCGCCGCAGCCGAGCTCATCGGCGCGGCCAGCGCCGTCGGCGACCCGATCGCGCTGACGGACTCGGAAGCCCACGCCGAGGCCCTCGCCGGTTTCGGGGCGACGCGGGTGCTCCTCGCCCCGGGGGCCGACGTGGTCGCAGCCACCGCCGCCGCATACGATGCCTACTTCCCCGCGGCCGTGGTGTTCCCCCACTCGGTGCGCGGCCGCGAGGCCGCCGCGCGGTTCGCGGCGCGCTCGCGCAAGGCCCTGCTTACCGACGCCACCGGGTTGCGCACCGACGCCGAGGGCGTCGTCACCGACCACTCGAACTACGGGGGCGCCTATACCGCCGTGGCCGCGGCGACGCATTCGGCGCCGGTGGTCACGGTGCGTCCCGGGAGCGTCGACAAGCGGGCCGAGCCCGCCGAGCTGCGCGTCGAGGTCCTCGAGGTCGAGCCCGACGAGCGGCGCGCCGCGCGCGTGGTCGAGGTGACCCCCACCGAGCGCACCAGCCCGCGCCCCGACCTCGTCACCGCCGACAAGGTCGTCGCCGGCGGCGTCTCACTCGGGTCCGAGGAGATGTTCGAGGAGCTCGTCGGCGGGCTTGCCGACGCCTTGGGCGCCGCCGTCGGCGCCACCCGCTCCGCCGTGGACGAGGGCCAGGTGCCGTACGAGGCGCAGATCGGGCAGACCGGCGTTCTGGTGTCCCCGAAGCTCTACATCGCCGTGGGAATCTCCGGCGCGGTGCAGCACCTCGTGGGCATGCAGACGTCCGACACGATCGTGGCCATTAACAACGACGCCGACGCCCCCATCTTCGAGGTGGCGGACTTCGGCATCGTCGGCGACATTTTCGACGTGGTGCCGCAGATCATCGCCGAGCTCGAAGCACGCAACCGGTAGGAGGTAAGTGGACATGCAGACCCCGCTGCGTCGCGGTCTTCCCCGCGTCGAAGGAGGCGAACCCTGGCCGCCCGCCGGGGCGTCCGTCGAGCTCGACCGGCCCAGCCCCGCGCCGGTAACCGACATTGTCGCCGGATCCGTCGCTGAGCCCGTCTCACGCGATGACCTCACCGCCGTTCCCCTGCGCCGCGGGCTGCCCCGCACCCCCGGCGGCGAGCCGTTCCCCCCGGCGGCGGAAACGCGGCTGGCGCTCCCGGCCGCCGCCTTCAGGACCGTGGCGCCCGTGGAGGCGGCGCCTAATGAGCCTAGTGAGCCCGTCGACCCCGCCGAGTCGGCCCCCGCGGCTCCTGCCCCTAAGGCGCCGGCCGCGCAGCCGGGCCGGGACTGGGGCCGCTGGGTCACCGCGGCCATCTCCCTCGGCTTCGCGTTCGCCCTGGCCGTTCTGCTCGCCCGGTACGTCGCCGGCACGGGCTGGGGAGCGCAGTTCCTCGCGCGTTACGACGGCCAGCAGCCCCTACCGGAATCCGCCCCGGTGGGGCTACCCGCCTGGCTGAACTGGGCGCACTTCTTCAACATGTTCCTTATGGTGCTCATCATCAAGACCGGGCTGTCCGTGCGCCGGGAACGCAAGCCCGAGGCGTATTGGGCCCCGAAGAACAACCCGAGGGCGAAGATCTCGCTCACCCTGTGGCTGCACCTCATGCTGGACATCGCATGGGTGGTGCTCGGCGCGGTGTTCTACGTCCTGCTGTTTACCACCGGCCAGTGGGTGCGCATCGTGCCCACGAGCTGGGAGACCGTACCCAACGCCGTCTCCGCCGGGCTGCAGTACCTCACGCTCGACTGGCCGCTGGAAAACGGCTGGGTGCGCTACAACGCGCTGCAGGAACTCACGTACTTCGCGGTGGTGTTCATCGCCGCCCCGCTGGCGATCGTCTCCGGTGCGCGGATGAGCCCGTGGTGGCCCAAGGGCGTCACCGTGGTGTCCATGAAGGCCGCGCGCGCCATCCACTTCCCCACGATGATCTTCTTCGTGGTGTTCACCGTCACGCACGTCGCCTTGGTGCTGCTCACCGGGATGCGCCGCAACCTCAACGCCATGTTCGCCGCCCGCGGCAGCGTCGACCCCGCCGCCTACGCCACCGACTGGACCGGCACGCTGGTGTTCCTCGTCGCGCTCGTGTTTATCGCGCTGGCCTACCTCGCCGCCCGCCCGACGGTGGTTGCGCCCGTGGCGCGACTGACCGGGAACGTGTCCAACCGGTAGTTCACCCCGCTGAGCGGGGCTACCGGGTGCGTTGCCAGGAGCCGTCGACAAGCGAAATTGCCCCCGCCGCCGCGAATTGCTCCAGCCAGCCCTCCATGGGGTATTCCCCCCACTTCGAGCGGAAGTAGGCGGCGTTGGCCAGGATGTCGTCCAAGTGCTCCCACGGCGGCGACGACACCGGGTGGTGCTGGTGGAAGGCGTGCGCGCCGCCCACCCAGTACAGCTCGATCCCGTGCGCGTCGAGGTTCCGGGCGAAATCGGTGTCCTCTCCCCCGTAGCCCGTAAAACCGGGGTCGAAACCACCGAAGCCGGACGCGATGCGGCGCCACGTCTCCGCGCGCATGGCGAAGGATAGCGACCAGAACAGGTTGTAGTCCTCGGCCTTGTCGAGGCGGCCCGGCGCGGGGTTCGGCCGCCCCGGGTGCGGGTCGGGGTCGACGGTGCGCAGCTCGCCCGGGCCCATGTAGGTCACCGGGCCGGCCACGACGGCGTCGGGGTGAGCGGCAAGCGCCTCCACGTAGTAATTGATTAGGTCGTTCGACGCGACGCAGTCCGCGTCGAGGAAGATCAGGATCTCTGCCCCGCGCTCGATGGCAGCGCGCGCCCCGAGGTTGCGCGCCGCCGCCAAGTTTTTCTCGCCCGCCACCACGTGGGACGCCGGTGCCGCCTTGCGCAGCGCGTCGGCGTCCGCCAGGGCGACGGTGAGGTGGTCGGCGCCCACGGGCAGGAGGGCGACCTGGTTGTACAGGTGCGCGGCGCGGGAGGCGTCGGAGAGCGAGATGACGGCGATCCTGCTCGGCGGGGTCTGGTGCGCCACCGCCGCGATCACCTCCGCGGCGCGGTCTGCCGCGCCTTCCGTTTCCCAGCGGGACCAGTCGGGGTCCAGGGCGGCGGCGCGCTCCAGCAGCCCCGGCCACTCGCCGGGCGCGGGGAACGTGTCGGCCACGAGCGCCAGGCCCGCGCTTTCGACCTGGCGGGCGTTGAGTTTTTGCTCGACGAAGGGCCGGGGCTGGGGCAGCAGGATCCCGGGCGTGCGGGTCACGGCGAGGTCGGCGATCGAGTTCTGCCCGCCCGCGGTGACCACGACCCCGGCGGTGCTCAGCAGCTCCGTCGGGTCCTCCACACGCGTGTCGCCCGCCAGGTAGGTGAACCGGTAGCCGGGGCACGCGGCCTCGACGGCATCCCAATCCTCCGGCTCCCACGTCGCCCCGCCCTTGCCCGCCATGACCACCACGTGCCTCGGGTCCCGTCGTGCGCCCTCGAGCGGGCGCAGCCGGGAGATCCCGCCGACGGCGTGGACGCGGCTGGCGTGGGCGGCCAAATGCGCGGGAAGCTCCACCCACGAGGGCCAGGCGGCGATGATCGCGTCCGCCTGGGTGTACGCGAGCTGGTGGGGCAAGTCGTCGCGCAGGCCTGGCATGGCCAGGGTGACCACGGGGATTCCCATGAGCCGCACGAACGCGCAGACCTCGACGGAGACGTCGACGTAGAAGGCTCGCGGCTGGTTGTCGGCGACCCACTGCGCGATCGCGGCGAAGCGCCGCGCCAAGCCCGTGTTGCCGTAGGGGACGTAGTGCAGTGTCCCGCCGGCCGTCATCGCTCGGCCGTGCGGTAAGGGCGAATCCACCATCACGTCGTCGGCGAGAACCACGTCCGCGCCCGGCGCGGTAGATAGGATCGCGGCGCGCTCCCCGGCGCGCTCCAGCGCGCGCTGGATTTCCCGGCAGCGCTGGATGTGCCCCGCGCCTTGGTGGTGGGCGTAGATCCCTATCATCTGACCATCACCTCCTGGTAGAGCTCCGAGTAGCGGCGCGCCGTTTGGATGAGCGAGTGGTTGTCCACCACCCACTCGCGCGCGGCCGCCCGCTTGATGTGCAGCGCGGAATGGATCGCCCGGGCGAGCGAAACGACATCGTCGGGCGCGGCCAGCGCGGCGGGCGCATCGGCCAGCAGCTCGCCGAGCCCGCCGCGGGCGAAGGCGGCCACCGGGGTGCCGCACGCCATGGACTCGAATGCCACCAGGCCGAACGGCTCCTCCCAGCGCGGTGTGACCACGGTGACGGCGCAGCTGCCCACTAACGCCCGCAGGCCGGCATGCGAAAGCTCACCCAGCCAACGGATGCTCTCGCCGTTGAGTCGCGGGGCGATTTCCTCCTGGAAGTAGCGGTGGTCGCCCTTGCGCCCGGCGAGCAGCAGCGGCAGGCCAAGCAGGCGGCACGCGTCGATGGCCAGGTGCGGGGCCTTCTCCGGCACAAGGCGCCCGAACCACACCGCCGCCGTCCCTCCCGGGCCCGGCGTCCAATCGGACACGTTGACCCCGTTCGGGATCACAGTGACCGGCCGCGGGGTGGTCCAGTCGGCGGCGGTGACGTGGCTAACGGCGGCGAACTCCCCGGCGTCATCCCCCGCGCGGGCGATGGCGTCGGAAAGCTCGTCGATACGCGGCGTGTGCAGCGTGGTCACCATCGGCAGCGGCTCGGGCGACTGCGGGGAGGGGAACATCCAGGGGCTGAGCGAATTGTTGTGCACCACGTCGTAGCCGCGGCGCACCAGCAGCTGGCGCAGGGAGATAAACGCGCGGTCTTCGCGTTCGCGCTCGCCCTCCGGGTAGCCGGTGTCGGTGGCGAGCTCCCGCGACGAGCCCCAGTTGACGCCGGGCAGCTCGAAGTCGGGGCTGTTCCCGTCTGAGCCTTTGGCGGCGAAGAAGTCCACGTCGTGGCCCTGGATGCGCAGCGCTTTGACCATCGTGTGGCAAAACGCCTCCAGCCCACCCGCGTAGGGTTCGCGGATGGGGAAGCGCGCGGGCCCGACGAAGGCGATCGACAGCCTCGGTGCCCGGCGCGTCTGCGGTCCGCGCGGCAGAATCACCGTCACTGACCCACCACCTTCCTGTACGTCTCGTCGTAGGCGCGGCGCACCCGCTCCAGTTGCGCGGCGCGATCACCGGAGTACGGCACCGGGCCCCGTGTAATCAGCGCGCAGGCGGCCTCGGCGGCGCTCACAGCATCGCCCGCGCGGTAGATCTCCACCGCCTCCGGGGTGTCCACCTGCCCGGCGTAGCACCCGATATCGGGCACGGCCACGGTGGTGCCCAGGTCACGGCACATTTCCAGCCAGCCGGAGTGGGTCCCGCGGGTGTACGGCAGGATGCAGGTGCTCAGGCGCATAATCTCGCGGTGCAGGGTGGCGTCATCGAACGGGGCGTGCTCGATGAGCTCGATCTTCCCGCGCAGCGCGTCGCGCAGGCCGCGGGTGGCGTCGACGTCGTGCACGAACACGCGCAGGCGCACGCGCCGACTGACGGTGATGTAGAACTCCGGATCGGCCACGACGTTGGGGCGCAGCGATTTGAGGAACACCCCGGCCACGTCCTCGCGCGCCGGGGCTGTCTCCGGCTCCGGCGGGCGCGCCACGATCGCGGGGTGGGGCACGACGCGCACAGACTGCGCCCCAAATTCCTCGCGCAGCCGGTCCGCGGCGCAGTCCGTCAGCGTGAGCACGGCCGCGGCGGCGCCGACGAGGATGCGCAGGCGCTCGTGGTGTTCCCTCTGGTCCTCCAGGTGCGGGTTGTCTACGTCGTGGACGGTGAGCACGAGCGGCACCGGAAGCGCGCGCACCAGGTCCTCGATCTGCGCTGGCGTGCGGTGCTCGAACCCGAAGTGGATGTGCACGACATCGGCCGGGTCGGGCTCGCGTTCTTCTCCGCGCCAGTACCCGGCCTCGAGCGCGGGGTGCGGCCACCAATGGCCGTCGATATCCGGGTCCGGCAGATACGCAACGCCGGCAGGACGAATCGCCTGCGTGTAGGGATGTTCGGCGGGAATGGACAAAACCCGCACGTTGCGTACGTGCTCAGTCACTCCACCAATATAATCAACCGCGCATTCTTGCGCGCTAATGCGTCTGACCTAATTGGTCCTCATTGGTGGCGGGCGCTGTTGCTAGATTGGTCTGCATGCCCACCCTCACCGTCGTCGGAAATTGCCAAGCGGAATCGACCCGCAAGCTGCTCATGAGCTCCGGGGCGTTCGACTCCGAACGCATCACCCCGGTGCACGAGCTCACCGAGGCCGACATGGGCTGGTTCGGGTCCCTGCTCGCGCGTACCGACGTCCTGGTCACGCAGCCCATCCGCGACAACTACCGCGGATTGCCCGTGGGGACGTCGCAGATGCTGGCGCAGCTGCCGCCCGGCGCGGCGCACGTGGTGGTTCCGGTGCTGCGTTTCGACGGGCTCATGCCCTACCAGGCAATCATCCGCGACCCCGACGACCCCTCCCTCAACCCGCCGGTGGTGCCCTACCACGACCTGCGGACCCTGGCGGCCGCGGCCCGGGGCCTCGACGCGCCCGTGGACGCCGCGCCGTCGCCGGACGCGCTGCGGCGCGCGGCGGCGATGTCGGTGGACCAGATCCGCTCCCGCGAGCAGCGCCACGGCACTGTGGTGGTGTCCGACTATCTTGAGACGGCGCCGGTGTGGCACACCGTCAACCACCCCGACAACGCGACGCTGGTGGTTATGGCGCAACGGATCCTCCAGGCGCTGGGCCTTTCGGGCGAGGTGTCGCCGGGAGACTACGAGATGCTGGGAGAGCTCGACGCTCCTATTGAGAGCGACGCCGCCGCGGCGCTCGGCGTGGGGGGCCAAGCTGGGGTCGCGGGCCGCACGCAGTGGACCCACCGCACCGGCGGCGTCATCCCCCGCGCGGAAATCGAGCGGGCGCAGCTGGAGTTCTACCGGCAGCGCCCCGCCCTCGTCGCCCACGGCCTGGGGCGCCACGCGGAGCGCCTCGACACCCTGGGGCTGGCATGATCCATCTCATCGTCGGGCCCGACGGCCACGGGGTGACCGCCTACGCGCTGCAGCTCGCGGCCGCCCTTGGCGTGCCGGACGCGCAGATCGTGCGCGAAACCGAGTTCACCGACTCCCCCCTGCCGGACGAGCCCGTCCACGTCGCATTCACGGACCACTTGTTCGGGGCGGATCCGGGAGAGGGCGTCGATAAGCTGCTCGCGCGCGTGGGGCGGCGGCCGCTGTCGGTGTCCTTCCACGACATCCCCCAGCCCGAGGAAGGCCGCCAACGATACCACCGCCGCGCTCAGGCGTACCACCGCCTCGCCCGGGCGGCCGCGCTAAGCACCGTCAACTCGGAGCACGAGGCCGCGTTTTTCGAGGTGGACACCTCCGTCATCCGCCTGCCGGTGCCCCGCATCGACTCCCCTTTCGCCCCCGAACCCGACACTGTGGGTGTCCTCGGGTTCCTCTACCCGGGCAAGGGCCACGAGGACCTCATCGCGGCGCTGCGCGGGACGGACTACCGGCTGCGCTTTCTGGGTGCGGTCTCGGCCGGCCACGAGAAGTGGGCGCGCGGACTCGAGCGCGACGCGGACATCACCGGCTGGCTCAGCGACGCCGACCTGGCCCGCGAGATGGGGCGCATCGCGGTGCCGGTGTGCGCGCACCGCCATTTCTCCGCCTCCGGCTCCCTGATGACGTGGCTGGGCGCGGGGCGAAACGTGCTGGCCAGCGACTCGCCCTACACGCGCGAGATTGACCAGTGGCTGCCCGGGCGCATCACGCTGGTCGGCGGCGGGGCGTGGCGCTCGGCCGTCGAGGCGTTCTCCCCGCGCGAGCTAGAACCGCCCGCCTACGGCTGGGACGACGTCGCCGCCGCGTGGCGCGGAAGGTGGGCGGCATGTGGCCTGACGTAAGCGTCATCATCCCCTACTACGACAACCCGGCGGGGCTCGCTCGCGTGCTCGCGGCCGTGCGCGCCCAAGACTACCAGGGTCGGGTGGAGGTGATCGTCGCCGACGACGGCTCCCCCACCCCACCCGAGCGGGAGCCGCTCCTTGCCCGCGCGCTTGGGGGAGTGACCGTCGTGCGCCAGGACGACCGCGGATTCCGCGCCGCAGCCGCTCGCAACCTGGGCGCGTCCGCGGCGACCGGCGAGGTGCTCGCCTTCCTCGACGGCGACACCGTCC containing:
- a CDS encoding electron transfer flavoprotein subunit beta/FixA family protein; the encoded protein is MRIAVLLKEVPDTYSDRTMNLETGLTDRSGDVVADEVGERAVEAALRIAEAAGDSQVDILSVGPAESVGSIRKGIAMGGAEAYLVSDDKLVGADLTLTAQVLAALVERGGYDLVVAGAASSDGASGVMAAMVGELLGIPALTNLTEVAVAGSTVTGTQASDGAVLTLECDLPAVVAVTDEFPDARFPNFKGLMAAKKKEINSVSLTDLGVDPEDWTHARAIVVEISQRPARARGEIIDGNSQAAGKLVDFLESKNLIAKESAQ
- a CDS encoding electron transfer flavoprotein subunit alpha/FixB family protein: MISEKISENSGNPVLVVVPPTHDGSLDLAAAELIGAASAVGDPIALTDSEAHAEALAGFGATRVLLAPGADVVAATAAAYDAYFPAAVVFPHSVRGREAAARFAARSRKALLTDATGLRTDAEGVVTDHSNYGGAYTAVAAATHSAPVVTVRPGSVDKRAEPAELRVEVLEVEPDERRAARVVEVTPTERTSPRPDLVTADKVVAGGVSLGSEEMFEELVGGLADALGAAVGATRSAVDEGQVPYEAQIGQTGVLVSPKLYIAVGISGAVQHLVGMQTSDTIVAINNDADAPIFEVADFGIVGDIFDVVPQIIAELEARNR
- a CDS encoding cytochrome b/b6 domain-containing protein, which produces MQTPLRRGLPRVEGGEPWPPAGASVELDRPSPAPVTDIVAGSVAEPVSRDDLTAVPLRRGLPRTPGGEPFPPAAETRLALPAAAFRTVAPVEAAPNEPSEPVDPAESAPAAPAPKAPAAQPGRDWGRWVTAAISLGFAFALAVLLARYVAGTGWGAQFLARYDGQQPLPESAPVGLPAWLNWAHFFNMFLMVLIIKTGLSVRRERKPEAYWAPKNNPRAKISLTLWLHLMLDIAWVVLGAVFYVLLFTTGQWVRIVPTSWETVPNAVSAGLQYLTLDWPLENGWVRYNALQELTYFAVVFIAAPLAIVSGARMSPWWPKGVTVVSMKAARAIHFPTMIFFVVFTVTHVALVLLTGMRRNLNAMFAARGSVDPAAYATDWTGTLVFLVALVFIALAYLAARPTVVAPVARLTGNVSNR
- a CDS encoding glycosyltransferase, producing the protein MIGIYAHHQGAGHIQRCREIQRALERAGERAAILSTAPGADVVLADDVMVDSPLPHGRAMTAGGTLHYVPYGNTGLARRFAAIAQWVADNQPRAFYVDVSVEVCAFVRLMGIPVVTLAMPGLRDDLPHQLAYTQADAIIAAWPSWVELPAHLAAHASRVHAVGGISRLRPLEGARRDPRHVVVMAGKGGATWEPEDWDAVEAACPGYRFTYLAGDTRVEDPTELLSTAGVVVTAGGQNSIADLAVTRTPGILLPQPRPFVEQKLNARQVESAGLALVADTFPAPGEWPGLLERAAALDPDWSRWETEGAADRAAEVIAAVAHQTPPSRIAVISLSDASRAAHLYNQVALLPVGADHLTVALADADALRKAAPASHVVAGEKNLAAARNLGARAAIERGAEILIFLDADCVASNDLINYYVEALAAHPDAVVAGPVTYMGPGELRTVDPDPHPGRPNPAPGRLDKAEDYNLFWSLSFAMRAETWRRIASGFGGFDPGFTGYGGEDTDFARNLDAHGIELYWVGGAHAFHQHHPVSSPPWEHLDDILANAAYFRSKWGEYPMEGWLEQFAAAGAISLVDGSWQRTR
- a CDS encoding glycosyltransferase; protein product: MTVILPRGPQTRRAPRLSIAFVGPARFPIREPYAGGLEAFCHTMVKALRIQGHDVDFFAAKGSDGNSPDFELPGVNWGSSRELATDTGYPEGEREREDRAFISLRQLLVRRGYDVVHNNSLSPWMFPSPQSPEPLPMVTTLHTPRIDELSDAIARAGDDAGEFAAVSHVTAADWTTPRPVTVIPNGVNVSDWTPGPGGTAAVWFGRLVPEKAPHLAIDACRLLGLPLLLAGRKGDHRYFQEEIAPRLNGESIRWLGELSHAGLRALVGSCAVTVVTPRWEEPFGLVAFESMACGTPVAAFARGGLGELLADAPAALAAPDDVVSLARAIHSALHIKRAAAREWVVDNHSLIQTARRYSELYQEVMVR
- a CDS encoding glycosyltransferase, producing MTEHVRNVRVLSIPAEHPYTQAIRPAGVAYLPDPDIDGHWWPHPALEAGYWRGEEREPDPADVVHIHFGFEHRTPAQIEDLVRALPVPLVLTVHDVDNPHLEDQREHHERLRILVGAAAAVLTLTDCAADRLREEFGAQSVRVVPHPAIVARPPEPETAPAREDVAGVFLKSLRPNVVADPEFYITVSRRVRLRVFVHDVDATRGLRDALRGKIELIEHAPFDDATLHREIMRLSTCILPYTRGTHSGWLEMCRDLGTTVAVPDIGCYAGQVDTPEAVEIYRAGDAVSAAEAACALITRGPVPYSGDRAAQLERVRRAYDETYRKVVGQ
- a CDS encoding WcbI family polysaccharide biosynthesis putative acetyltransferase; its protein translation is MPTLTVVGNCQAESTRKLLMSSGAFDSERITPVHELTEADMGWFGSLLARTDVLVTQPIRDNYRGLPVGTSQMLAQLPPGAAHVVVPVLRFDGLMPYQAIIRDPDDPSLNPPVVPYHDLRTLAAAARGLDAPVDAAPSPDALRRAAAMSVDQIRSREQRHGTVVVSDYLETAPVWHTVNHPDNATLVVMAQRILQALGLSGEVSPGDYEMLGELDAPIESDAAAALGVGGQAGVAGRTQWTHRTGGVIPRAEIERAQLEFYRQRPALVAHGLGRHAERLDTLGLA
- a CDS encoding glycosyltransferase family protein, producing MIHLIVGPDGHGVTAYALQLAAALGVPDAQIVRETEFTDSPLPDEPVHVAFTDHLFGADPGEGVDKLLARVGRRPLSVSFHDIPQPEEGRQRYHRRAQAYHRLARAAALSTVNSEHEAAFFEVDTSVIRLPVPRIDSPFAPEPDTVGVLGFLYPGKGHEDLIAALRGTDYRLRFLGAVSAGHEKWARGLERDADITGWLSDADLAREMGRIAVPVCAHRHFSASGSLMTWLGAGRNVLASDSPYTREIDQWLPGRITLVGGGAWRSAVEAFSPRELEPPAYGWDDVAAAWRGRWAACGLT